The genomic interval GTGCGCCGACGATGAGGCCGGCGATGCCCAGGGTGCGGGCGCTGGTGTCGCTGGAGCTGGAACTGCCGGACCCGGCCTTGGCGTTGCCGTCGGCCGCGAGGCTGACCGACGGGGCGGTGGTCGGGGCACCGGTCGGCGCGGTGCTCGTGCCGCCGGTCGTGGAGCCGGTGGAGCCGGTGGCGGCGGCGGCCGGCGTCAGGTGCAGTACCGGCGCCGGGTGGTCGGGCTCGGGCTGGCCGGGCTGCCGCAGGTCGATCCAGCGGACGACGGTGCCGTCGGAGTACGTCTGCAGGGCCTTGAAGACGATCTGGTCGGTGTCCTTCGGCAGCGGCCCGAGCGAGACGTCGAACTCCTGGAACTGTCCGGGGTCGATCTTGCCGCCGGTCCAGACGATCTTGCTGACCGCCGAGGTGACCTGGCCGTCGTCGGTCTTGATCGGCGTCGTCAGCTGGCTGGTGGTCGTGGTCGCGGTCCAGCCGGGGACCGGCCGCACCGAGACCGAGGCGATCGGATGGTCCACCGGGATGTCGACCTCCAGGCTGGTGGTCGAGGCGTTCGCCTCCTCGTTCGGCACCCGGAAGGAGACCTTGGTGTAGCCGCCCTGCGGCTCGGTGTCGGGGTTCACGGTGACGTGCGCCTCGGCGACCGAGGCCGCCGCGACCAGCGACACGGCGGCGGCGGCGAGCAGGACAGCGGTCCGGCGCGTGCCGGAGGTGAGCTTCGTGGACATGCCTATCCATGGGATGGGGGCCACGCGTGGTGAAGGCGTGGCGGGTCGATGACGGTCGAAGGCCGCATCGGGCATCTGACATGCACGCGTCGGGGGCGTCGCGAGGACTCCCGGGCGGTGTCAGACGAATGCGGCGGCCGTCATCGGCGGTCCGCGCCGTGCAACGTCGAAGCGCAGGAGTCGGCCGGGCCCGACCCGCGCCGGGGTGCCGGTGACGAGCGTGGCGGCGCGGCGCGGCGGCGTCCAGGCCCCGAGCGCGGCGACCAGCAGCACCAGCGGCGCGATGAGCGCCAGCCCGAGCGTGCGCGCCAGCGACCACACCGCCGCCTCGCCGCTGCGCAGCCACCAGGCGGCGACCAGCGCGGCGCCGACGTGCGCGGCCAGCATGCCGCCGGTCATCGAGTGCTGCGGGGCGGCGGCCATGGTCGGCACGGCGACGTTGTGCATCGCCTGGGTGACGCCGGCCGGCTCGGTGTGGCCGCACCAGAACTCGCCGCGCGGCGGCATCGCCATGGCCATCGGCATGCTCATGTGATCGGAACCCGCCTGCGCGGCGGCGAACAGCTGGTGCAGCCCGAGCTGCACGGCCGCCATCAGCACCACGATGGTCGGCAGCCCGCGCTCACGATGCGTGAGCGGCGCCGCGACCAGGAACACCGCGCCGCCGCCGACGAGCAGAGCCCACAGGGGAATCGCGCCGACGGAGAACGCGTCGTGCCCGACCGCGCCGACCAGGACACAGAGCGCGGCGAAGACCGCGGCGCGCGCTGCGCGCAGGGTCGGCGGCTGGGGCTCGGCGGTCGGCATGGCATCAGACATGGTGCCAGGCGTGATCGGGCGGGACGGCGGCGGGGTCGGTGTGGGGTGGTTCGCGCAGATGGGGTGGGCGAGCGCTAACCCGCCAGCATCCGGTCCAGCCGCCCCATGGCCCGCCGCGTGGCCAGCGCGATCCCCGGCGCCGAGGCGCGCACGGCCACGACCGTCGGCACCGCCGCGTCGATCGCCATCGTCCACACCAGGCGGGTGCCGGCCGGGGTCGTGAGCACCGACCACTGCTCGGCCATGGCGCGGATGCCGGGGACGGTGGTGCGCTCGATGCGGTACGCGTACCGGTGCGGGGTGTCCCAGGCGAGGACCTCCTCGTGGAACGCCACGCCGCCGACCAGTTTCACCCGGCGCTTCGTGCCCACGCCGAAGGGCGCCGCGCCGCCGTACTCCGCTGCCGCGACCGCGCCGTACCAGCGGGGCAGGGCCGCCACGTCGTGCGCTATGGCGTCGAAGACTGCTTGGGGTGTCGCGCGCAGGGTGTTGGCGAAGGACATGCGCAGCGGGGCGGTGTTCAGGAAATCGAGGTCTACCGGTCGGGTCGCGTACATGCGTTCAGCTTATGCGGCTGACCAGCAGGGCCCTGTCGTCCCCCGCGTACGCCTCGCCGGGCAGCCGCATGAGCTGCCGGCACACCGTCTCCGGCGTCTCCGCGCAGACCAGTTGGGCCGCCATCCGCAGCCGCTCCATGCCGTCCTCGATGTCGTCGCCGGGCTTCTCGACCAGGCCGTCGGTGTACAGCACCAGCATGTCCGCCGGGATCAGGGCGAGCTCGGCGACCGGCCGGAACTCGGTCTCGCGCACGCCCAGCGGCAGCCCTTGGCCCTGGTCCAGCCAGTGCGCGGCGTAGGAGCCCCGGCGTTCGGCCAGCAGCAGCGGCGGCGGGTGGCCGGCGCGGCTGTAGCGCAGGCGTCCGGTGGCGCGGTCCAGGACCAGCACGCAGGCGGTCGCGGTGGTGTCGTTGGGGAGGTAGGCGGTGACGAAACGGTCCAGGCGGCGCAGGATCTCCGCCGGGTCGTCGGTGTCCAGGGCGTAGGCGCGCAGGGCGTTGCGGAGCTGGGCCATCACCACCGCCTCGCCGAAGCCGTGCCCGGCCACGTCGCCGATCACCCAGGTGACGGTGCCCGGGACCGGCTCGAAGACGTCGTACCAGTCGCCGCCGACGTTGTGGTGGCGCGCCGCCGGGATGTACTCCGCGGCGGTGACCAGGCCCTTGACCTCCAGGACCGACGGGAGCAGGGAGCGCTGGAGCCGTTCGACGATCCGCGCGTCGTCGTCCTTCGGGGCGCGGGGACGCCCGGGGCCGGAGGCCTCCGACCTCGATACCTGCCCGTGCACGTCACCTCCAACGCGGGGATAGGGCCCTGCCCGGTGCGAAGGCCCAGTTCATTGTGTGCGTAGACCTTCATAGTGCGCAGATTTTTACGGGCGGCGCCTCTCGCCGCACTCAGAGTATTCCCTTAGTGACGCACAACGTAGTAGGAGCCGCGGTTTTCCTGCCGAAAAGCAACCCGATTCTTACCGCGCTCACAGCCGTGGGAAGCTGGGGGCGATGAAGTACCGCTTCCTGTTGCGCCCCTCCTGGCTCGCGGCGATCACGGCCCTGATCGTGCTCACCGTGGCCTTCGTCGGCCTGGGGATGTGGCAGTGGTCGCGCGCGCACCGCACGCACAAGCTGAGCCCGCAGGCGGCGGCCGCGTATGTGACGCCCGCGCCGCTGGCGCAGCTGCTCACGGACGGGTCCCCGGCGACCGGGGACTCCATCGGCCACGCCGTCACCGCCACCGGGGTCTTCGACGGCGGCCACCAGCTGCTGGTGCCCGACCGCCGCTTCCCGGACGGCCGCATCGGCTACATCGTGATCGCCCCGCTGAAGCTGGCCGACGGCACGGTGGTGGTGGTCAGCCGGGGTTGGACCGCGCAGCCGGTCACGCCGCCGCCGGCCCCGGCCGGCCGGGTCACCGTCACCGGCTGGCTGTCCGCCGAGGAGCCGGCCGACGGCGCCCCGCCGGACGCCTCCGACGCCGCGGCCAAGGACCCGGCGCACCTGATCGCCTCGGTGGACGTGGCCACGCTGGTGAACACCTGGCCGTACAGCAACCTGGACCAGGCCTACATCAACCAGACCGGGGTCGCCCCGGCCGCCGACCCGGGGGCGGGGCAGCTCACCGCGATCCCGGCGCCGGCCCCGCCGAACAGCTCGTCGTGGTACATCCTCAACGTCGGCTACACGTTGCAGTGGTGGTTGTTCGGCGTTGTGGGCCTGTGGTGGTTCGTGACCTACGTTCGCCGTCTGGCGAATCCGGTCGAGGAAGAAGAGGACGAGGAATCCGAAGAGGCCGAGGAGCTCAGTCCGCCTGAGCAGGCGCCGGCGACGACTCCGTAACGTCTCCGCCCTGCGCACCGACGGTGACGGCGGTCTTGGTCCGGGTTGCCTTCGAAGCGGCCTTGGCCTTCTTCTTCGCCGCCCGCTCCTGAGACTCGGCCAGCAGCCGCTGTGTGTCGCGCACCACGATCCGCTCGTAGTAGAACGCCAGGAACGGCACCACGCCGACCAGCAGGATCAGGATGGTGCGGATCGGCTTGTACCGGGCCCGCAGGCACAGGTCGAGCGCCACGATCAGGTACAGCATGTAGCCGTAGCCGTGGATCATCGCGACCGGCTTCTCCAGCGTCTTGTTGTGCGCCCACAGCTGCAGCGGGATGACCACGAAGGTGAGCAGCAGCAGCATGGTGCCGGTGAACAGTGCCATCACGCGGTAACGCTTGATGGCACCGGAGGTCAGCGTAGTCATTCGGAGGACCTGTCCTGGTTTCGGTGGTCGGTTCCCCGCGAGCCTACTCGCCGTTCCTCGGCGCTCCCGAAGGCGGTCGCCATCGCGGCCGCCAGCGCCGCGGCCCCGGCGGCGGCCACCAGGAGCGGCCGGTAGGCGTCATCGGCCGCGGGCAGCGCGACCAGCGCCGTCGCGCCGCCGATGACCGCGACCAGGGTGATCAGGAACGCCGGGGAGGCGATCCGCTTCAGCACCCGCGGCGGGACGGTGAGCGCGTCGGTCAGCACCAGGTAGCCGGCCAGCAGCAGCGCGTCGACCCCGGCGGCCCAGGCCTGCGGCTTCCCGCTGGCGACCAGCGCCACGAAGACGCCGACCAGCAGGGTGTTGCGATGGGCCAGCGCCATGTGGTGCATCCGCATCGAGGCCAGCACCGGGCGGCCGGTGTAGGGCTGGGCGAGCGCGGCGAACATCACAGCGGCGAAGAGCAGCTCGACCAGCTGGCCGGCGTGCGGCGGCCAGGACCACATCGGCAGCCGGGCGCCCATCACCGCCATCAGCACGCCGTAGCCGGCCCAGAATCCCCGGCTGGCCAGCAGCCCGCCGCCGCCGTCGGGGGAAGCGGACGTCGGGCCCGCGTTCTGTCCGCTCATCGCGACCTCCCGGCCAGCGGCGCCTGCCGCAGCGGGGCCAGCGCCAGATCCAGCGGGCCCAGGCCGTCCCAGGACACCACCGGGACGCCCAGCTCGCCGAGCACGAACCGCACCGCCTGCCGGTCCAGCCGCCACAGCCGCAGCGCCAGCGCGTCCAGGTGGTCCGGCTTGGCACTGGCGCCGCCGCCTCCTACCGCCGGTTCGTGCGCCAGCACGTCGATGACCACCAGCGGGTGGCCGCGGTCGGTGAGCTCGCTGATCGCCTCGACCACGCCGGGGTCCAGCAGGGGACTGAAGATGTAGACCAGGGCGCCGCGCGGCAGCACCCGGGTGGGGAGCCGGCTCAGGCCGCCGGTCTCGTAGGTGAAGTCCTTGCGCAGGTCCATGACGGTCTGCGCGATCCGGTACAGGTGCGCGCTGCCGGAGCCCGGTGTCAGCCACTGCACCCGGCCGGACAGGGTGACCAGGCCGATCCGGTCGTGCGCGGACAGGTAGGCCTGGGCCAGGCCGGCGGCGCCGCGCACCGCGGTGTCCAGGGTCGAGCGCGGGCGCGGGTCGTCCGGGGCCGGGGGCTGCGGCAGGTCGGACAGCGCGTCCACGACCACCACCGCCTCCGCGGCGCGCTCCGCCTCGAAGGTGTTGACCTGCAGCTCGCGGCGCCGGGTGGTGGCCGACCAGTTGATCCGGCGCTGGCGGTCGCCGAACACGTACGGCCGCACCTGGATGAACTCCACGCCCTCGCCCGGGGTGCGCGCCGAGTGCTCGCCGAAGCGGTCCGGGAAGCGCACCGGGGCCAGCGTGGTGTCGTCCGGGGCCGGCACCGGGAAGGCCTCGACCTCGCCGAGGTCGGCGTGCAGCGAGGTGAGGCGCAGGCCCGCGGTGTCGTGGACGTCGATCGCGACCGCGCCGAGCGACCACCGGCCCCAGCGCGGGATCAGCAGCTTCACGGTGATCACCCCGCGGGTCAGCTCCAGCGACTCCAGGCGCACCCCCGAGGGCGCCGGGGCGCCGCCGAAGTCGTGGTCGTCGCGGGAGCGCGGGGGCAGGTACTCCTGGCGGGTCCAGCCCGCGGCGCCGTCGGCGGCCAGGCGGATGGTCGCGGTCAGGACGTCGCCCTCGAACAAGCGGCGCTCGGGGACGTCGACCTCGGCGCGGACCCGCTTGGGGTGCGAGCCGCCGTGCGCGGTGAGCATCAGCAGCGGTACCGCCGCCAGCGGTACGCACCACCACGCGCCGAACGCCACCGCCGGGACCAGGGCGCAGATCGCCGCGGTCAGGAGTCTGACGGCGCGCTGGGAGGGGCGCCAAACGGTCGGGGCGGGGGGCGCCGCGGTTTGGGGACGGGATGTCGGGTTCGGCCTCGGCGCGGACGGGGCCGCCGGCCGGCTCGCGCTGAAGGCCTGAGCTCCGCCGCCTGGCGAGCTGGCCGGCGAACCGCCCGGACCAGGCGTCGGCCCGGCTGGCTGCCCCGCGCCGGAGCCCTGAGCTCCGCCGCCTGGCGCGCTGCCCGGTGAGCCGCCCGGACCAGGCGTCGGCGCGCTGATCATCGGGTGGCGCCGGCCGGCTTCTGTGCCGGCGGCTGCGCCTGGTTCGGCCCGGCAGCCCCGGCGCCGGCCGCGTCCTGCTGGCGCGGCAGCGTCCGCGGCGTAGGCGTCGCGGCCAGCAGCGAGGCCACCACCTCGTCTGCCGACACCCGCCGCACCCACAGCTCCGGCCGCAGGCTGATCCGGTGCGCCAGTGCCGGGACGGCGACCGCCTTGACGTCCTCGGGGATCACGTAGTCGCGCCCGGACAGCACCGCCCGGGCCCGGGCCAGCTGGACCAGCGCCAGGCCGCCGCGCGGGCTGGCCCCGACCTGCACCTGGGTGGCCGCGCGGGTGGCGTTCACCAGCGCCACCACGTAGTCCACGACGTCGGCGGCTACCTCCACCGTCTCCAGCGCGGCGCGCATCGCCAGCAGCTCGTCGGCGTCCACGATCCGCGCCAGCTCCACCCGCTCGGCCTTGCGGTCCAGCCGGCGCAGCAGCATCGCGGCCTCGTCGGCCGGCAGCAGGTAACCCATCCGGACCCGCAGCAGGAACCGGTCGAGCTGGGCCTCCGGCAGCGCGTAGGTGCCCTCGTACTCGATCGGGTTGTCGGTGGCCAGCACCACGAAGGCCGGGTCCAGCAGGTGCGACTTGCCGTCCACCGAGACCTGGCCCTCGGCCATCGCCTCCAGCAGCGCGGCCTGGGTCTTCGGGGGCGTGCGGTTGATCTCGTCGGCCAGCAGCAGCTGGGTGAACACCGGGCCGGGCCGGAACACCATGTCGCCGCCGCGCTGGTCGTAGAACGGCGCGCCGGTGACGTCGGAGGGCAGCAGGTCCGGGGTGAACTGGATGCGGGTGAAGTCCAGCCCCAGGGCCGTGGCGAAGGACCGGGCCATCAGGGTCTTGCCGAGCCCGGGCAGGTCCTCGATCAGCACGTGGCCGCCGGCCAGCACGCCGAGCAGGACCAGCTCCAGGGCCGCGCGCTTGCCGACGACGGCCTTCTCCACCTCGTCCAGCACGGCGAGCGCCTTGCGGCAGGTCTGCTCGGGGGTCAGCTGGTCCGACATCGGTTCTCCTCTGGTCTGTTCACATCCGCTCCAGCCGTTCGATCAGCTCGGCGACCGCCCGGATCGGGACTTCGGGCGGCCGTGCGCCGGGCCGGTCGGTGCCGGTGCCCCTGCCACTGCTGGTTCCGCTGCCACTGCTGGTTCCGTTGCCACTGCTGGTTCCGGTGCCGCTGCCGGCCCGGGCGTCGCCGCCGGTGCCGGCGGTGCGCACCGTCGACGGGTCCACCAGCGGCCACAGGTCGGCCCCGATCACCCGCGCCGCGGCCTGCGGATCCCGGTACAGGTTCACGCCGTGCCGCTCGGCCAGCCGCGCCGCGGCCAGCCGGGTCAGCTCCCGGCGCAGCCCGCGCTCGTAGCCGCCGCGCTCGCGCGTGTTGCGCAGCATGGAGGCGTACCAGGCCACGCCGATGTAGTGCCGTTCCAGCACGCGCTCGCGCACGTCGCTGTCCATCCCGAGGGTCCGGCCGGACACCGTGTACCAGGCGGCGAGCGCGACGGCCGCCACACAGACGCCCAGCGCCAGCCCCAGCCACCGGGTGCCCAGGACCAGCCAGGACGACAGCCCCACGACGGCGGTCATCGCGGCCAGCGCGCCGCCGATCGCGAACCACGTGCGGCGCTCGGCGACGGACAGCTTGGGCTGGTCGTCGTCCTGCTGGTCCCGGCGCCGGTTCACCAGCGCGCGGCGATGGCGTTCCTGGGCGCGCTCCATGGCCGCCTGGTGGTTCTCCATGCGGTTCAGGCCGCCCATCAGCGGCTCCCGCCGGTCGGGGCTGCGGCCGCGGCCGTGGCCTGGGCCTGGGCCTGCTGTGCGGCCTCGGCGGCCAGCGCTGCCGCACGGCCCTGCACATGCACGGATATGACCCGCAGCGCCTCGCGCGCGGCGTCGCGCTTCTCCTCGGCGATCCGGTGCCGCGAGAAGCGCGCCTCGCGGAACAGCTCGGTGAGCTTGCGCGCCGGCTCGTCGGGGATCAGGTTCGCCGCGGTGACCCGGCGCAGGAACTCCTCCGGGGTGTCCGTGGCCCGCCGTCCGCCGCCGCCCGCGCTGACCGCCAGCTCCATCGCCGAGTAGCAGGCGATGACGGCCTCGCGCGCGTCGCCCTCGTACTCCAGCGCTTCAGTTCCGGCCGCGACGGCCTCGGCGAGCTGTTCGAGCTCCGGGCCCAGCGGGTCGAAGTCGGCGAGTTCCAGCGGCAGCCGGCTGAACCAGCGGCGCGACAGCAGCCGGACCAGGACGTAGACGAGCAGCGCGAACGCCGCGGCGACGACGAGGAACAGCAGGGTCAGACCGACCGCGCGGGCGAAGCCGTCCTTGCCCGAACCGGTGTGCACGCCGCTCCGGCTCGGCATCGACGGGAATCGGGGCGAGGCCGTCACCGGGGGATCCGGTTGCTGGACCGGCGGCGGCTCGGGCTTGCGGCCCAGGAACAGCAGCCC from Catenulispora sp. GP43 carries:
- a CDS encoding AAA family ATPase → MSDQLTPEQTCRKALAVLDEVEKAVVGKRAALELVLLGVLAGGHVLIEDLPGLGKTLMARSFATALGLDFTRIQFTPDLLPSDVTGAPFYDQRGGDMVFRPGPVFTQLLLADEINRTPPKTQAALLEAMAEGQVSVDGKSHLLDPAFVVLATDNPIEYEGTYALPEAQLDRFLLRVRMGYLLPADEAAMLLRRLDRKAERVELARIVDADELLAMRAALETVEVAADVVDYVVALVNATRAATQVQVGASPRGGLALVQLARARAVLSGRDYVIPEDVKAVAVPALAHRISLRPELWVRRVSADEVVASLLAATPTPRTLPRQQDAAGAGAAGPNQAQPPAQKPAGATR
- a CDS encoding YcnI family protein, which produces MSTKLTSGTRRTAVLLAAAAVSLVAAASVAEAHVTVNPDTEPQGGYTKVSFRVPNEEANASTTSLEVDIPVDHPIASVSVRPVPGWTATTTTSQLTTPIKTDDGQVTSAVSKIVWTGGKIDPGQFQEFDVSLGPLPKDTDQIVFKALQTYSDGTVVRWIDLRQPGQPEPDHPAPVLHLTPAAAATGSTGSTTGGTSTAPTGAPTTAPSVSLAADGNAKAGSGSSSSSDTSARTLGIAGLIVGALGFGTAIVALRRKDTPAS
- a CDS encoding SURF1 family protein → MKYRFLLRPSWLAAITALIVLTVAFVGLGMWQWSRAHRTHKLSPQAAAAYVTPAPLAQLLTDGSPATGDSIGHAVTATGVFDGGHQLLVPDRRFPDGRIGYIVIAPLKLADGTVVVVSRGWTAQPVTPPPAPAGRVTVTGWLSAEEPADGAPPDASDAAAKDPAHLIASVDVATLVNTWPYSNLDQAYINQTGVAPAADPGAGQLTAIPAPAPPNSSSWYILNVGYTLQWWLFGVVGLWWFVTYVRRLANPVEEEEDEESEEAEELSPPEQAPATTP
- a CDS encoding SRPBCC family protein yields the protein MYATRPVDLDFLNTAPLRMSFANTLRATPQAVFDAIAHDVAALPRWYGAVAAAEYGGAAPFGVGTKRRVKLVGGVAFHEEVLAWDTPHRYAYRIERTTVPGIRAMAEQWSVLTTPAGTRLVWTMAIDAAVPTVVAVRASAPGIALATRRAMGRLDRMLAG
- a CDS encoding PP2C family protein-serine/threonine phosphatase, which produces MHGQVSRSEASGPGRPRAPKDDDARIVERLQRSLLPSVLEVKGLVTAAEYIPAARHHNVGGDWYDVFEPVPGTVTWVIGDVAGHGFGEAVVMAQLRNALRAYALDTDDPAEILRRLDRFVTAYLPNDTTATACVLVLDRATGRLRYSRAGHPPPLLLAERRGSYAAHWLDQGQGLPLGVRETEFRPVAELALIPADMLVLYTDGLVEKPGDDIEDGMERLRMAAQLVCAETPETVCRQLMRLPGEAYAGDDRALLVSRIS
- a CDS encoding DUF58 domain-containing protein, translated to MAFGAWWCVPLAAVPLLMLTAHGGSHPKRVRAEVDVPERRLFEGDVLTATIRLAADGAAGWTRQEYLPPRSRDDHDFGGAPAPSGVRLESLELTRGVITVKLLIPRWGRWSLGAVAIDVHDTAGLRLTSLHADLGEVEAFPVPAPDDTTLAPVRFPDRFGEHSARTPGEGVEFIQVRPYVFGDRQRRINWSATTRRRELQVNTFEAERAAEAVVVVDALSDLPQPPAPDDPRPRSTLDTAVRGAAGLAQAYLSAHDRIGLVTLSGRVQWLTPGSGSAHLYRIAQTVMDLRKDFTYETGGLSRLPTRVLPRGALVYIFSPLLDPGVVEAISELTDRGHPLVVIDVLAHEPAVGGGGASAKPDHLDALALRLWRLDRQAVRFVLGELGVPVVSWDGLGPLDLALAPLRQAPLAGRSR
- a CDS encoding DUF3817 domain-containing protein; the protein is MTTLTSGAIKRYRVMALFTGTMLLLLTFVVIPLQLWAHNKTLEKPVAMIHGYGYMLYLIVALDLCLRARYKPIRTILILLVGVVPFLAFYYERIVVRDTQRLLAESQERAAKKKAKAASKATRTKTAVTVGAQGGDVTESSPAPAQAD
- a CDS encoding DUF4129 domain-containing protein; the protein is MTGDPRRRLPLAVVILAIAAMAVAARSDGGLDGGVGTGVWGDGRVVAALAALALLGVVATNFAKHRDDGYGMLHRAGTATAVLLTAAAVLTPIGLLFLGRKPEPPPVQQPDPPVTASPRFPSMPSRSGVHTGSGKDGFARAVGLTLLFLVVAAAFALLVYVLVRLLSRRWFSRLPLELADFDPLGPELEQLAEAVAAGTEALEYEGDAREAVIACYSAMELAVSAGGGGRRATDTPEEFLRRVTAANLIPDEPARKLTELFREARFSRHRIAEEKRDAAREALRVISVHVQGRAAALAAEAAQQAQAQATAAAAAPTGGSR